In the Hordeum vulgare subsp. vulgare chromosome 7H, MorexV3_pseudomolecules_assembly, whole genome shotgun sequence genome, one interval contains:
- the LOC123410928 gene encoding mugineic-acid 3-dioxygenase-like, translating into MSRGRDEVRQAILDSGKEYGFIQVVNHGISEPMLHEMYAVCHEFFDMPAEDKAEFFSEDRSERNKLFCGSAFETLGEKYWIDVLELLYPLPSGDTKDWPHKPQMLREVVGNYTSLARGVAMEILRLLCEGLGLWPDFFVGDISGGRVVVDINYYPPSPNPSRTLGLPPHCDRDLMTVLLPGAVPGLEIAYKGGWIKVQPVPNSLVINFGLQLEVVTNGYLKAVEHRAATNFAEPRLSVASFIVPADDCVVGPAEEFVSEDNPPRYRTLTVGEFKRKHNVVNLDSSINQIININNNQKGI; encoded by the exons ATGTCCCGCGGCCGCGACGAGGTCCGCCAAGCCATCCTCGACTCTGGCAAGGAGTACGGCTTCATCCAG GTGGTCAACCATGGCATCTCCGAGCCGATGCTGCATGAAATGTACGCGGTGTGCCATGAGTTCTTCGATATGCCTGCGGAGGACAAGGCGGAGTTCTTCTCTGAAGACAGAAGCGAACGCAACAAGCTCTTCTGCGGCTCCGCCTTCGAGACCCTAGGCGAGAAGTACTGGATTGACGTCCTCGAACTCCTCTACCCCTTGCCTTCGGGCGACACCAAGGACTGGCCCCACAAGCCACAGATGCTCCG GGAGGTTGTTGGGAACTACACCTCGTTGGCAAGAGGCGTGGCCATGGAGATCCTGCGGCTGCTGTGCGAGGGACTGGGACTCTGGCCAGACTTCTTTGTCGGGGACATCAGCGGAGGCCGCGTGGTCGTCGATATCAACTACTACCCGCCTAGCCCGAACCCGAGCAGGACGTTGGGCCTGCCGCCACACTGTGACCGGGACCTTATGACCGTCCTCCTCCCCGGGGCCGTTCCTGGCCTCGAGATCGCCTACAAGGGCGGCTGGATCAAGGTCCAGCCCGTGCCAAACTCCTTGGTTATCAACTTCGGCCTACAGCTCGAG GTCGTGACCAACGGGTATCTGAAGGCTGTCGAGCACCGCGCGGCCACCAACTTTGCCGAGCCCCGGCTGTCAGTGGCCTCGTTCATTGTGCCGGCGGACGACTGCGTCGTCGGCCCTGCGGAGGAGTTCGTCAGCGAGGACAACCCGCCACGCTACCGCACCCTAACCGTCGGCGAGTTCAAGCGCAAGCACAACGTTGTCAATCTGGATTCCTCAATCAATCAGATCATTAACATCAATAACAACCAGAAGGGAATATGA
- the LOC123410423 gene encoding mugineic-acid 3-dioxygenase, whose amino-acid sequence MAKVMNLTPVHASSIPDSFLLPADRLHPATTDVSLPIIDMSRGRDEVRQAILDSGKEYGFIQVVNHGISEPMLHEMYAVCHEFFDMPAEDKAEFFSEDRSERNKLFCGSAFETLGEKYWIDVLELLYPLPSGDTKDWPHKPQMLREVVGNYTSLARGVAMEILRLLCEGLGLRPDFFVGDISGGRVVVDINYYPPSPNPSRTLGLPPHCDRDLMTVLLPGAVPGLEIAYKGGWIKVQPVPNSLVINFGLQLEVVTNGYLKAVEHRAATNFAEPRLSVASFIVPADDCVVGPAEEFVSEDNPPRYRTLTVGEFKRKHNVVNLDSSINQIININNNQKGI is encoded by the exons ATGGCGAAGGTGATGAACCTGACCCCGGTGCACGCGTCGTCGATTCCAGACTCCTTCCTATTGCCGGCAGATCGACTCCACCCAGCCACCACCGATGTCTCCCTGCCCATCATCGACATGTCCCGCGGCCGCGACGAGGTCCGCCAAGCCATCCTCGACTCTGGCAAGGAGTACGGCTTCATCCAG GTGGTCAACCATGGCATCTCCGAGCCGATGCTGCATGAAATGTACGCGGTGTGCCATGAGTTCTTCGATATGCCTGCGGAGGACAAGGCGGAGTTCTTCTCTGAAGACAGAAGCGAACGCAACAAGCTCTTCTGCGGCTCCGCCTTCGAGACCCTAGGCGAGAAGTACTGGATTGACGTCCTCGAACTCCTCTACCCCTTGCCTTCGGGCGACACCAAGGACTGGCCCCACAAGCCACAGATGCTCCG GGAGGTTGTTGGGAACTACACCTCGTTGGCAAGAGGCGTGGCCATGGAGATCCTGCGGCTGCTGTGCGAGGGACTGGGACTCCGGCCAGACTTCTTTGTCGGGGACATCAGCGGAGGCCGCGTGGTCGTCGATATCAACTACTACCCGCCTAGCCCGAACCCGAGCAGGACGTTGGGCCTGCCGCCACACTGTGACCGGGACCTTATGACCGTCCTCCTCCCCGGGGCCGTTCCTGGCCTCGAGATCGCCTACAAGGGCGGCTGGATCAAGGTCCAGCCCGTGCCAAACTCCTTGGTTATCAACTTCGGCCTACAGCTCGAG GTCGTGACCAACGGGTATCTGAAGGCTGTCGAGCACCGCGCGGCCACCAACTTTGCCGAGCCCCGGCTGTCAGTGGCCTCGTTCATTGTGCCGGCGGACGACTGCGTCGTCGGCCCTGCGGAGGAGTTCGTCAGCGAGGACAACCCGCCACGCTACCGCACCCTAACCGTCGGCGAGTTCAAGCGCAAGCACAACGTTGTCAATCTGGATTCCTCAATCAATCAGATCATTAACATCAATAACAACCAGAAGGGAATATGA